Proteins encoded in a region of the Gigantopelta aegis isolate Gae_Host chromosome 13, Gae_host_genome, whole genome shotgun sequence genome:
- the LOC121387218 gene encoding uncharacterized protein K02A2.6-like, with amino-acid sequence MANDIKDYIGQCSTCNEYESQQQKEPLLTHDVPDHSWSKLGIDIFTLHSQDCLITVDYYSDFWELDILKATSSITSIDCLKVYFSRHGIPDIVVTDNGPQLASTEFNEFAREWEFEHVTSSPYHSQSNGKAESTVKIAKKLVKKSQKSGNDLWKSILDWRNTPTEGMSSSPVQRLMSQRTRHSLPIADVLLKPQVIEHVYDNIKLKRQKAKLHYDKHAKELSDLQIGQQIRMVPLPNDRDKI; translated from the coding sequence ATGGCCAATGATATCAAAGACTACATCGGACAATGTAGTACATGCAACGAGTATGAATCACAACAACAGAAAGAACCGCTCTTAACACACGATGTTCCTGATCACTCCTGGAGTAAACTAGGTATAGATATCTTCACACTGCACTCACAAGACTGCCTAATAACAGTGGACTACTACTCAGACTTCTGGGAACTTGACATTCTTAAAGCTACATCTTCGATAACAAGCATCGATTGTCTCAAAGTATACTTCAGCAGACATGGAATTCCGGACATTGTGGTTACAGACAATGGACCACAACTTGCTAGCACAGAGTTCAATGAGTTTGCACGCGAGTGGGAATTTGAGCATGTTACATCTTCACCGTACCACAGTCAGTCTAATGGCAAAGCAGAATCGACTGTGAAAATTGCCAAGAAACTGGTAAAGAAATCACAGAAAAGTGGTAATGATCTCTGGAAATCTATTCTGGATTGGCGTAATACCCCAACTGAAGGCATGTCAAGTAGTCCAGTGCAGAGACTTATGTCACAAAGAACACGACACTCATTACCGATTGCAGACGTTTTACTTAAACCGCAAGTGATTGAACATGTGTACGACAACATCAAATTGAAACGCCAGAAAGCAAAGCTTCATTATGACAAGCATGCTAAGGAGCTCTCAGACCTGCAAATTGGTCAACAAATTCGTATGGTTCCTCTTCCAAACGACCGTGACAAAATATGA